One Streptosporangium sp. NBC_01495 DNA window includes the following coding sequences:
- a CDS encoding urease accessory protein UreF: protein MLLLADSRLPAGGHAHSGGAEEAVRIGAIHDLPGLAAFLRGRLATAGLVTAALAAAACELGAAHLSASLPPPASGPPAEVPARANGVAPAPRHGPAPANGSSPDPETSRSGWIRLDAEADARISSPAQRVASRTQGRLLLRTSRRIWPSPVLDASAGAVSQGVHHPLALGAVAAVAGCSPAEAALAAAYTSVTGPATAAVRLLGLDPVAVHRLLADLAPAMERVAATVTTGESGKSRDSPDSWESLPAHAAPALDLLAEQHIRADLRLFVS, encoded by the coding sequence TTGCTGCTCCTGGCCGACTCCCGGTTGCCCGCCGGGGGCCACGCCCACTCCGGGGGCGCCGAGGAGGCGGTCAGGATCGGTGCGATCCACGACCTTCCCGGCCTCGCCGCCTTCCTGCGGGGCCGCCTGGCCACCGCGGGCCTGGTGACGGCCGCCCTCGCCGCCGCGGCCTGCGAGCTCGGCGCGGCCCACCTCTCCGCGAGCCTCCCGCCCCCGGCGAGCGGCCCACCGGCGGAGGTTCCCGCGCGGGCGAACGGCGTCGCCCCCGCTCCCAGGCACGGTCCCGCTCCCGCGAACGGCTCGTCTCCGGATCCGGAGACGAGCCGTTCCGGGTGGATACGCCTGGACGCGGAGGCCGACGCCAGGATCTCCTCGCCCGCCCAGCGGGTGGCGAGCCGCACGCAGGGCAGGCTGCTGCTGCGGACCTCGCGGAGGATCTGGCCCTCCCCGGTGCTCGACGCGTCGGCCGGGGCCGTCTCCCAGGGAGTCCACCACCCCCTCGCGCTCGGCGCGGTGGCGGCCGTCGCGGGCTGCTCCCCCGCCGAGGCCGCCCTCGCGGCGGCCTACACCTCCGTCACCGGACCCGCCACGGCGGCGGTACGGCTGCTGGGCCTCGACCCGGTCGCCGTCCACCGCCTGCTCGCCGACCTCGCCCCGGCCATGGAAAGGGTCGCGGCCACCGTCACCACCGGAGAGTCCGGGAAGTCCCGGGACTCCCCGGACTCCTGGGAGTCACTGCCCGCGCACGCCGCCCCCGCGCTCGACCTGCTCGCCGAACAGCACATCCGCGCAGATCTGAGGCTCTTCGTCTCCTGA
- the ureG gene encoding urease accessory protein UreG codes for MGANHDDHHHAADPHGRALRLGIGGPVGSGKTALTAALCRTLGPSMRLGVVTNDIYTTEDADFLRRAGVLDPERIVAVQTGCCPHTAIRDDIAANLDAVETLEERFGPLDLVIVESGGDNLTATFSRGLADRQIFVLDVSGGDKVPRKGGPGVTTADLLVVNKTDLAPMVGADLTVMSRDAAAVREGRPVLFTSIREDPSAHAVSDWVTGLVESWAHEHSNA; via the coding sequence ATGGGCGCCAACCACGACGACCACCACCACGCCGCCGACCCTCACGGACGAGCACTGCGTCTGGGCATCGGAGGGCCCGTCGGCAGCGGCAAGACCGCGCTGACCGCGGCCCTGTGCCGGACGCTCGGCCCCTCGATGCGCCTGGGTGTGGTGACCAACGACATCTACACCACCGAGGACGCCGACTTCCTGCGCAGGGCGGGCGTGCTCGATCCGGAGCGGATCGTCGCCGTCCAGACCGGGTGCTGCCCGCACACCGCCATCCGCGACGACATCGCGGCCAACCTCGACGCGGTGGAGACCCTGGAGGAGCGGTTCGGCCCGCTCGACCTGGTGATCGTGGAGAGCGGCGGTGACAACCTCACGGCCACCTTCAGCAGGGGCCTGGCCGACCGGCAGATCTTCGTACTGGACGTGTCCGGCGGCGACAAGGTCCCGCGCAAGGGCGGCCCCGGCGTGACGACGGCCGACCTGCTCGTGGTCAACAAGACCGACCTGGCCCCGATGGTCGGCGCGGACCTCACGGTCATGTCCCGCGACGCGGCGGCCGTACGGGAGGGCAGGCCCGTGCTGTTCACCTCGATCAGGGAGGATCCGAGCGCGCACGCGGTCTCCGACTGGGTCACCGGCCTGGTCGAGTCCTGGGCCCACGAGCACTCCAACGCCTGA
- a CDS encoding urease accessory protein UreD, whose translation MSVTDSAPAPAPVHDDAPTPARPVRPEPGRAGRRSMRARAAIATRLDSGGRTVLATMRSGPPLTVRATAPGRVHLVSTAAGPLGGDDLALDIEVAPGTALEVRSVASTLVLPGSAGAESLMTITARVGAGASLRFAPEPTVLAAGCLHRAIVRLDLAEDARVFWREEIVFGRYGERPGRCHSRFDAVLGGVPLLRQEFVVGDPEIDGSSAVYGDARCVGSTLITGRAPETVVGDGWAVLPLAGPGTLVSALGRDAVELRRRLRHGEEAATPEGVAGPQS comes from the coding sequence ATGTCCGTCACCGACTCCGCCCCGGCTCCCGCCCCCGTCCACGACGACGCCCCCACGCCCGCGCGGCCCGTACGTCCCGAGCCGGGGCGGGCCGGGCGGCGGTCGATGAGGGCGCGGGCGGCGATCGCCACCCGGCTGGACTCCGGCGGCCGGACCGTCCTGGCCACGATGCGTTCGGGGCCGCCGCTCACGGTGCGGGCGACCGCGCCTGGCCGGGTGCACCTGGTGTCCACCGCCGCGGGTCCGCTGGGCGGCGACGACCTGGCCCTCGACATCGAGGTGGCGCCGGGCACCGCGCTGGAGGTGCGGTCGGTCGCGAGCACGCTGGTGCTGCCCGGCTCCGCGGGGGCCGAGTCGCTGATGACGATCACGGCCAGGGTCGGCGCGGGCGCCTCGCTGCGCTTCGCGCCGGAACCGACGGTGCTCGCGGCGGGCTGCCTGCACCGCGCGATCGTCCGGCTGGACCTGGCCGAGGACGCGCGGGTGTTCTGGCGCGAGGAGATCGTCTTCGGCCGGTACGGCGAGCGGCCCGGACGTTGTCACTCGCGCTTCGACGCCGTTCTCGGCGGGGTGCCGCTGCTCCGGCAGGAGTTCGTGGTGGGCGACCCGGAGATCGACGGCAGCTCCGCCGTCTACGGCGACGCCCGCTGCGTGGGCAGCACCCTGATCACCGGACGGGCGCCGGAGACGGTGGTCGGGGACGGCTGGGCCGTCCTTCCGCTGGCCGGCCCCGGCACCCTGGTCTCCGCACTCGGCCGGGACGCCGTCGAGCTGCGGCGGCGGCTCCGGCACGGTGAGGAGGCGGCCACCCCTGAGGGGGTGGCGGGCCCTCAGTCGTAG
- the era gene encoding GTPase Era, protein MVDVSSSAADFHAGFACFVGRPNVGKSTLMNALVGTKVAITSSKPQTTRRAIRGIVHRPDSQLIIVDTPGLHRPRTLLGERLDSLVLSTLTEVDAIGFCVPANEPIGKGDRFIAEKLAGIKKTPVVAVVTKCDLATREQIAAQLLAISQLADFDDIVPVSARSGEQLDVLADVLVQRLPESPPLYEGGQLTDEPEQVLVGELIREAALEGVRDELPHSIAVVVDEMMPREGRDDLLDIYAHMFVERPSQKAIVIGHKGSRLKDVGSRARQQIEALLGTRVYLDLRISVAKDWQRDPKQLRRLGFYD, encoded by the coding sequence ATGGTTGACGTGAGTTCCTCAGCTGCTGATTTCCATGCCGGTTTCGCCTGCTTCGTCGGCCGGCCCAACGTCGGCAAGTCCACGCTGATGAACGCCTTGGTCGGCACGAAGGTGGCGATCACCTCCTCCAAGCCCCAGACGACCCGCCGCGCCATCCGTGGCATCGTGCACCGCCCCGACTCCCAGCTCATCATCGTCGACACGCCGGGTCTGCACCGGCCCCGCACGCTCCTGGGTGAGCGGCTGGACAGCCTGGTGCTCTCCACCCTCACCGAGGTCGACGCGATCGGCTTCTGCGTGCCCGCCAACGAGCCCATCGGCAAGGGTGACCGGTTCATCGCGGAGAAGCTCGCGGGCATCAAGAAGACCCCGGTGGTCGCCGTGGTGACCAAGTGCGACCTGGCGACCCGCGAGCAGATCGCCGCACAGCTGCTCGCGATCTCCCAGCTCGCCGACTTCGACGACATCGTCCCGGTCTCCGCGCGGTCGGGCGAGCAGCTCGACGTGCTGGCCGACGTGCTGGTCCAGCGCCTCCCGGAGAGCCCCCCGCTGTACGAGGGAGGCCAGCTCACCGACGAGCCCGAGCAGGTGCTGGTGGGCGAGCTGATCCGCGAGGCGGCCCTGGAGGGCGTACGCGACGAGCTGCCGCACTCGATCGCGGTCGTCGTCGACGAGATGATGCCCAGGGAGGGGCGCGACGACCTCCTCGACATCTACGCGCACATGTTCGTCGAGCGCCCGTCCCAGAAGGCCATCGTGATCGGGCACAAGGGCTCCCGGCTCAAGGACGTCGGCAGTCGCGCCCGCCAGCAGATCGAGGCCCTCCTCGGCACCCGCGTCTACCTCGACCTGCGCATCAGCGTCGCCAAGGACTGGCAGCGCGACCCCAAGCAGCTCCGCCGCCTGGGCTTCTACGACTGA
- a CDS encoding cytidine deaminase: MSDATLDPEDKKIIVLARSARARNGAAEGAAVRDETGRTYSATNVALPSLTLSALQVAVAMAVSSGAESLEAAALVTAGDGPSDADTRAVRDLGGETVLVAGPDGTPRQS; the protein is encoded by the coding sequence GTGAGTGACGCGACCCTCGATCCCGAGGACAAGAAGATCATCGTGCTGGCCCGTTCCGCCCGTGCCCGCAACGGCGCAGCCGAGGGGGCCGCCGTGCGGGACGAGACCGGCCGGACCTACTCGGCGACCAATGTGGCGTTGCCGTCGCTGACCCTGTCCGCGCTCCAGGTCGCCGTGGCGATGGCGGTGTCCAGCGGAGCGGAGTCGCTGGAGGCCGCCGCGCTGGTCACGGCGGGTGACGGTCCCTCCGACGCCGACACGCGGGCGGTCCGCGATCTGGGCGGCGAGACCGTGCTCGTGGCCGGTCCCGACGGGACACCGCGTCAGAGCTGA